In Candidatus Binatus sp., the following are encoded in one genomic region:
- a CDS encoding sigma 54-interacting transcriptional regulator, giving the protein MEYKERDLIKLDQLAEGSERVQGMVVRSVQLRNVLKTVARLSPYKSTVLISGESGTGKEHIARALHSLSGISTPFVIFNCSNLLESLAESQLFGHVKGAFTDAREDSQGFFRAAHGGTLFLDEIGDLPLKLQPKLLRAVEMHEVQPVGSSHSYHVDIRLVAATNRDLRSMVKAGQFRDDLFYRLNNATIFIPPLRRRREAIPAFVGYFIQHFNKIFGTNVEEISRGALELLCNYQWPGNVRELAHAVESAVLLSDSNGIGVADLPPEIVNGSGAEMLEAKNAEALDSPDSEGVVRRLTPMNFAPETPALLLDEVIRQTLVRSLEETEGNRRRAAAMLGVSRSTLYRMLTRYGLEDPRRSP; this is encoded by the coding sequence ATGGAATACAAGGAACGGGATTTGATTAAGCTCGATCAGCTGGCCGAAGGCTCGGAGCGGGTGCAGGGGATGGTCGTGCGCTCGGTGCAATTGCGCAATGTGCTCAAGACCGTCGCGAGGTTGAGTCCTTACAAATCGACAGTGCTTATCTCCGGGGAATCCGGCACCGGCAAGGAACATATCGCCCGCGCTCTGCATTCGTTAAGCGGGATTTCAACTCCGTTCGTCATCTTCAATTGCTCCAACCTGCTCGAATCGCTCGCCGAGTCGCAACTGTTCGGACACGTGAAGGGCGCCTTCACCGACGCGCGCGAGGATTCGCAGGGCTTCTTCCGCGCCGCCCACGGCGGCACGCTCTTTCTCGACGAAATCGGAGACCTGCCGCTGAAGCTGCAACCCAAGTTGCTGCGCGCGGTCGAAATGCACGAAGTGCAGCCGGTCGGCTCGTCGCACTCCTACCACGTCGATATCCGGCTGGTTGCGGCGACCAATCGCGATCTGCGCTCGATGGTCAAGGCGGGCCAGTTCCGCGATGACCTCTTCTATCGCCTCAACAACGCCACCATCTTCATCCCGCCGTTGCGCCGGCGCCGCGAGGCGATTCCAGCCTTCGTCGGGTATTTCATCCAGCATTTCAACAAGATCTTCGGCACCAACGTCGAGGAAATCTCCCGCGGCGCGCTCGAACTGCTGTGCAACTATCAGTGGCCCGGCAATGTCCGCGAGCTTGCGCACGCGGTCGAAAGCGCAGTCCTCCTGAGCGACTCCAACGGTATCGGAGTCGCCGACCTGCCGCCGGAAATCGTCAATGGCTCCGGGGCCGAAATGCTCGAAGCGAAAAATGCCGAAGCGCTCGATAGCCCGGACTCCGAAGGCGTCGTGCGCCGCCTCACGCCGATGAACTTTGCGCCCGAAACACCCGCGCTGCTGCTTGACGAAGTCATCCGGCAAACTCTGGTCCGTTCGCTCGAAGAAACAGAGGGCAATCGCCGCCGCGCCGCTGCGATGCTTGGTGTTTCCCGCTCGACCTTATACCGGATGCTCACGCGCTACGGCCTCGAAGATCCGCGCCGCTCGCCCTGA
- a CDS encoding aminopeptidase, which yields MRGFVRRSAVVRAAALITASALLAGCYAGYLARAAYEGGRILWNRKPISVELAQRDLSPEIREKLETVLAVRKFAEENLGLEVGGAYQTIAPVDNGAVVHVVMAAPRDSLRPYTWWFPIVGSVPYRGYFDPADANAMAASLESEGLDTMVRPAVAFSSLGFFDDPVLSNLLKLDRVELAGVLIHELFHRTYYLPSDAMFDESAATYVGSAGAIAFFAATEGESAADTIAARAILDSELRFSRFLLQEQARLLKIYTSDLPEHEILKQREVAFGAIKADYAALEPTLSGLEHYDLDKQPLNNAVLVNYLIYFRDLDNFAALQRINHGDLRATIEQIIALAKAHPEDPLYAIWEATRASAAAASPASN from the coding sequence GTGCGTGGATTCGTCAGGCGGAGCGCAGTCGTTCGCGCCGCGGCGTTGATCACGGCGTCGGCGCTGCTCGCCGGATGCTACGCCGGTTATCTCGCGCGCGCGGCCTATGAAGGCGGGCGCATCCTGTGGAACCGAAAACCGATTTCCGTCGAGCTCGCGCAGCGGGACCTCTCGCCGGAAATTCGCGAGAAGCTCGAAACCGTTCTCGCCGTGCGGAAATTCGCCGAAGAAAACCTCGGACTGGAAGTCGGCGGCGCTTATCAAACCATCGCGCCGGTCGATAACGGCGCGGTCGTGCACGTCGTGATGGCGGCTCCGCGCGATTCGCTGAGGCCCTATACATGGTGGTTCCCGATCGTGGGCAGCGTGCCGTATCGCGGCTATTTCGACCCGGCAGACGCCAACGCGATGGCGGCCTCGCTCGAGAGCGAGGGCCTCGACACGATGGTGCGGCCGGCGGTGGCATTTTCGAGCCTCGGCTTTTTCGACGATCCGGTTTTATCGAATCTGCTCAAACTAGATCGGGTGGAATTGGCGGGCGTGCTGATCCACGAACTGTTTCATCGCACCTATTACCTGCCAAGCGACGCGATGTTCGACGAATCGGCGGCGACCTACGTCGGCAGCGCCGGCGCGATCGCGTTCTTCGCGGCGACCGAAGGCGAGTCGGCGGCGGACACGATCGCGGCGCGCGCGATTCTGGACAGCGAACTTCGCTTCTCGCGGTTCTTGCTGCAGGAGCAAGCGCGGCTGCTGAAAATCTACACGAGCGATCTTCCCGAACACGAAATTCTGAAGCAGCGCGAGGTCGCGTTTGGGGCGATCAAAGCCGATTACGCGGCGCTCGAGCCGACACTCTCGGGCCTCGAGCACTACGACCTCGACAAGCAGCCGCTCAACAACGCGGTGCTGGTGAACTACCTGATTTATTTTCGCGACCTGGACAATTTCGCGGCGCTGCAGCGAATCAATCATGGCGACCTGCGCGCGACGATCGAGCAGATCATCGCGTTGGCCAAGGCGCATCCTGAGGATCCGCTGTACGCGATCTGGGAGGCGACTCGCGCATCCGCGGCGGCCGCGTCGCCGGCCTCGAACTGA
- a CDS encoding type II secretion system F family protein — protein MTAIYASLTIFFLVGAISLALYNALYGSHRGLEDRITEMAVTMRVSYGNASAIDIESPGFARSLFLWVTRKIPEPAYNTPEDLKLTQTLVQAGFASPEALRTFHFVRISAIVLLALAALLLSRLLGLDGVRSFMLMFVGAGAGVAIPNYYLSHRVKKRRQRIAAQLSDVLDLLVVCVEAGLGVGEAIKIVGAETQRQGQEIGVELSTVSAELGAGSTLAEAMKGFAARTGVDDIKPLASTLVQSEKLGAQIGPALHSLSDSIRNTRRTRAEEAAAKTTVKMLFPLVFFILPAMMAVILGPAMIQIMHTFSH, from the coding sequence ATGACAGCGATCTACGCGAGTCTCACCATCTTCTTTCTGGTCGGGGCGATCTCGCTCGCGCTCTACAACGCCCTCTACGGCAGCCATCGCGGACTCGAAGATCGCATCACCGAGATGGCGGTTACGATGCGCGTCTCCTACGGCAACGCCAGCGCCATTGATATTGAATCTCCCGGCTTTGCCCGCTCGCTCTTTTTGTGGGTGACCCGCAAAATTCCCGAACCCGCTTACAACACCCCCGAAGACCTGAAGCTCACGCAGACCCTCGTGCAGGCGGGCTTCGCCAGTCCCGAAGCGCTGCGCACCTTCCACTTCGTGCGAATCTCCGCGATCGTGCTGCTCGCCTTGGCAGCTCTGCTCTTATCCCGCTTACTCGGCCTCGACGGCGTCAGGAGTTTCATGCTGATGTTCGTCGGCGCCGGCGCCGGCGTCGCCATCCCCAACTACTACCTGAGCCACCGGGTAAAAAAGCGACGCCAGAGAATTGCCGCGCAACTCTCCGACGTGCTCGACCTGCTCGTCGTATGCGTCGAGGCCGGACTCGGCGTCGGCGAAGCGATCAAAATCGTCGGCGCCGAGACCCAGCGCCAGGGCCAGGAGATCGGCGTCGAACTATCCACCGTATCCGCCGAACTCGGCGCCGGCAGCACCCTTGCCGAGGCGATGAAGGGTTTCGCCGCGCGCACCGGCGTCGACGATATCAAGCCGCTCGCTTCCACCCTGGTCCAAAGCGAAAAACTCGGCGCGCAGATCGGTCCCGCGCTCCACTCCCTGTCCGACTCGATACGCAATACGCGGCGCACGCGCGCCGAAGAAGCCGCGGCGAAAACTACCGTCAAGATGCTCTTTCCGCTGGTTTTCTTCATTCTCCCCGCCATGATGGCCGTCATCCTCGGGCCCGCCATGATTCAAATCATGCACACCTTCTCCCATTAG
- a CDS encoding type II secretion system F family protein yields MTTHDLLIVGGAFGLTLVVMAFVWLRRTGPGSVSTAVIARMSRPGGAVAGDIRRTDRLRSTGKEFLAKLYQLNMLRTLEENMWQAGIYIRVADILLIILLLFGAGLFAGRLLLDDAWLSLATACGAGFLPLLYIRVRKKRRLKAFVQQLPYALDMIKSSLEAGHTLLRALQVIVTEFPDPLGSEFRSAIEQSRLGLPMPRAIEEMLKRVPEDDLRLFVVAVRVQADVGSSLAVIVGRLSEIVRTRQRLQQQIKALTAQSRMSGLVVGLLPILMLAAFSVIQPSYTHTLFSDPNGIRIIKIAAVLDVLGFLSIRRMLQVKY; encoded by the coding sequence ATGACCACGCATGACCTGCTGATCGTCGGCGGCGCATTCGGCCTTACCCTGGTGGTCATGGCTTTTGTCTGGCTGCGCCGCACCGGCCCCGGCTCGGTCTCGACCGCCGTCATCGCGCGGATGTCACGGCCTGGCGGAGCCGTCGCCGGCGATATCAGACGCACCGATCGCCTGCGCAGCACCGGCAAGGAATTTCTGGCGAAGCTGTATCAACTCAACATGCTCCGGACGCTCGAGGAAAATATGTGGCAGGCCGGCATCTACATCCGCGTCGCCGATATCCTGCTGATAATCCTCCTGCTGTTCGGCGCGGGACTCTTCGCCGGCCGCCTGCTGCTCGACGACGCCTGGTTGTCGCTCGCTACCGCCTGCGGCGCTGGATTCCTGCCCCTGCTCTACATCCGCGTCCGCAAGAAACGGCGCCTCAAGGCGTTCGTTCAGCAACTCCCCTACGCGCTCGACATGATCAAGTCATCGCTCGAAGCCGGCCATACTCTGCTCCGCGCGCTCCAGGTGATCGTCACCGAATTTCCCGATCCTCTCGGCAGCGAATTTCGCTCCGCGATCGAGCAGAGCCGCCTCGGATTGCCGATGCCGCGCGCGATCGAGGAGATGCTCAAGCGCGTGCCCGAGGACGACCTCCGGCTGTTCGTCGTCGCCGTCCGGGTCCAGGCCGATGTCGGCAGTTCGCTCGCGGTGATCGTCGGACGGCTCTCCGAGATCGTCCGCACCCGCCAACGCCTCCAACAGCAAATCAAGGCGCTGACCGCGCAATCCCGCATGAGCGGCCTGGTCGTCGGGCTGCTCCCAATCCTGATGCTCGCTGCGTTCAGCGTGATCCAGCCGAGCTACACGCACACCCTTTTCTCCGATCCCAACGGAATCAGGATTATCAAGATCGCCGCGGTGCTCGATGTCCTCGGGTTCCTCTCGATCCGCCGGATGCTGCAGGTGAAGTACTGA
- a CDS encoding tetratricopeptide repeat protein gives MDDPAPKKRALDLWNEATRFHLNNELQRAIELYTKSIEIYPTAEAYTFRGWAYERMGRLDEAIAECRIAIEIDPGFGNPYNDIGAYLIAKGNLDDAIPWLEKAKLAPRYEPRHFPFMNLGRLYAAKGMVMRAIEEFEGALARAPGEPFCEAALAQLRAMLN, from the coding sequence ATGGATGATCCCGCTCCGAAAAAGCGCGCGCTCGATCTCTGGAACGAAGCCACCCGATTCCATCTCAACAACGAACTTCAGCGCGCTATCGAGCTCTACACCAAATCGATCGAGATCTATCCCACCGCCGAGGCCTACACGTTTCGCGGATGGGCTTACGAACGGATGGGCCGCCTCGATGAAGCTATCGCCGAATGCCGCATCGCAATCGAAATCGACCCCGGCTTCGGCAATCCCTACAACGACATCGGCGCTTATCTGATCGCCAAGGGCAATTTAGACGACGCTATCCCGTGGCTCGAAAAAGCCAAGCTCGCGCCGCGCTACGAGCCGCGTCATTTTCCCTTCATGAATCTCGGCCGCCTCTATGCCGCAAAAGGGATGGTCATGCGCGCGATCGAGGAATTTGAAGGCGCGCTCGCCCGCGCGCCCGGCGAACCGTTTTGCGAAGCGGCTCTCGCGCAGTTGCGCGCGATGCTCAATTGA
- a CDS encoding HAD family hydrolase, with protein MKIRGVLFDLDETLIEEQASNDAAAMIACAIAAERVGIDRDALLRAMRERSLELWLGGPMIDYCRNIGISPGEGLWGSFSSADPGAARLGQWIPEYRMLTWLGALQRVGIDDRSLAAELAATFITERRARHLVFPEILPMLLDLRRNYRLALITNGATDLQREKIDGAGLGAFFPATLISGTLGIGKPRPEIFLAALSQLGLAAAEAVMIGDSLSRDIGGAGALGIRTIWINRLRRPRDQRYRSPDFELTDLRGLPAIIPPS; from the coding sequence ATGAAAATTCGCGGCGTCCTGTTCGACCTCGACGAAACCTTGATCGAAGAGCAGGCCTCCAACGACGCCGCCGCGATGATCGCATGTGCCATCGCCGCCGAGCGCGTGGGCATCGATCGCGACGCCTTGCTTCGCGCGATGCGCGAGCGATCGCTCGAGCTATGGCTCGGCGGCCCGATGATCGACTACTGCCGCAACATCGGAATCAGTCCGGGCGAGGGACTTTGGGGCTCGTTCTCGAGCGCTGATCCGGGCGCGGCGCGGCTGGGCCAATGGATCCCGGAATATCGGATGCTCACGTGGCTCGGCGCGTTGCAGCGCGTTGGAATCGACGATCGATCGCTGGCGGCGGAATTGGCCGCGACCTTCATCACCGAACGGCGCGCGCGCCACCTCGTCTTTCCCGAAATCCTTCCGATGCTGCTCGACCTTCGCCGCAACTATCGCCTCGCGCTCATCACCAACGGCGCCACCGACCTCCAGCGCGAAAAAATCGACGGCGCCGGCCTCGGCGCATTCTTCCCGGCGACACTGATCTCCGGCACGCTAGGGATCGGCAAGCCGCGCCCGGAAATCTTTCTAGCCGCGCTTTCGCAACTCGGCCTCGCCGCCGCCGAAGCGGTGATGATCGGTGACAGCCTGAGCCGTGATATCGGCGGCGCCGGCGCGCTCGGAATCAGAACGATCTGGATTAATCGGCTCCGCAGGCCCCGTGACCAGCGTTATCGCTCGCCGGATTTCGAGCTAACCGACCTGCGCGGATTGCCGGCTATCATCCCGCCCTCTTAA
- a CDS encoding peroxiredoxin, which yields MIKVGQPAPDFVLPTQDGADLSLGGLRGHKVLLWFYPDAGSPGCTLEGRGFRDHQSYFDENNIRVVGISFNTPDENAAFAQQHNFAFPLLSDANRTCGLAYGACASLNATQPDRVSFLIDEHGLIERVYDQVDPRDHPARVLADILGV from the coding sequence ATGATCAAAGTAGGACAGCCAGCTCCCGATTTCGTCCTGCCCACTCAAGACGGCGCCGACCTTTCGCTTGGCGGTCTCCGCGGCCACAAAGTCCTGCTCTGGTTCTATCCCGATGCCGGCTCTCCCGGATGCACCCTCGAGGGCCGCGGCTTTCGCGATCATCAATCGTACTTCGACGAGAACAACATCCGCGTCGTCGGAATCAGCTTTAATACGCCCGACGAAAATGCCGCGTTCGCACAGCAGCACAACTTCGCCTTCCCGCTGCTGAGCGATGCGAATCGAACCTGTGGCCTCGCCTACGGCGCGTGCGCCAGCCTCAATGCAACTCAGCCCGACCGCGTGAGTTTCCTGATCGATGAGCACGGCCTTATCGAGCGCGTCTATGATCAGGTCGATCCGCGCGATCATCCCGCCCGCGTCCTCGCCGACATCCTCGGCGTCTAG
- a CDS encoding AAA family ATPase, translating to MAGFERKDELRRVMKIVLVGDPGEQRSKLKAVLGTIVDPPLQIVEGDPAAAQELIHKGAPPPDVVVVVIDGNEDSSLKFIQAQAAISPHPMLFAALSAHSAGVMKRALRSGADEILLLPLDPGEATRTLLKITEARWRKERREGAVVCSLVSLIGGVGVTSLAANLALALQAMHQRAALVDLDLQSGGLAVFLNLDPELTIIPLARLDRKLDSIQLESALTKHSSGCHLLAAPKRIEEGELVSDITVNTVLDLMRELFDYVIVDCGDHVDENSVSAWEHSDHLFYVLNQSIAATRCAWRFMDLFERLRLTSLEPRFVINRYKQAHPLGQKEIETALTKSIYATIPSDDQTFGRIEMTARDLFQVAPGSPVAKATMALASRLIPHAEAAEAVAGGFVARLVTALTPSFAR from the coding sequence ATGGCAGGATTTGAAAGAAAAGATGAGCTGCGCCGCGTCATGAAGATCGTCCTGGTGGGCGACCCCGGCGAGCAGCGATCCAAATTGAAAGCCGTGCTCGGCACGATCGTCGATCCTCCTCTCCAGATTGTTGAAGGCGACCCTGCCGCCGCGCAGGAACTTATCCACAAGGGCGCGCCGCCGCCCGATGTCGTCGTGGTTGTTATCGACGGCAACGAAGATTCGTCGCTCAAATTTATCCAGGCGCAAGCGGCCATCTCGCCGCATCCGATGCTCTTCGCCGCGCTTTCCGCGCACTCGGCCGGCGTGATGAAGCGCGCGCTCCGCTCCGGCGCCGACGAAATCCTCCTCCTGCCCCTCGATCCCGGCGAGGCGACCCGCACCCTGCTCAAGATTACCGAGGCTCGATGGCGCAAGGAGCGCCGCGAAGGCGCCGTCGTCTGTTCCCTCGTCAGCCTGATCGGCGGCGTCGGCGTCACCTCTCTTGCCGCCAATCTGGCGCTGGCGCTGCAAGCGATGCATCAGCGGGCGGCGCTGGTCGATCTCGATCTGCAGTCCGGCGGCCTGGCCGTGTTCCTCAATCTGGATCCCGAGTTGACTATCATCCCGCTCGCGCGGCTCGACCGTAAGCTCGATTCGATTCAGCTCGAGTCGGCGCTGACCAAGCATTCGTCGGGATGCCACCTGCTGGCCGCGCCGAAACGGATCGAGGAAGGCGAGCTGGTGTCGGATATCACCGTCAACACCGTGCTCGACCTGATGCGCGAGCTGTTTGATTACGTCATCGTCGATTGCGGCGACCACGTGGACGAAAACTCGGTCTCCGCCTGGGAACATTCCGATCATCTGTTTTACGTGCTCAACCAGTCGATCGCGGCTACGCGATGCGCCTGGCGATTCATGGACTTATTCGAGCGCCTGCGGCTCACTTCGCTCGAGCCGCGCTTCGTCATCAATCGGTACAAGCAGGCGCATCCGCTCGGCCAGAAGGAAATCGAAACCGCGCTCACCAAATCGATCTACGCCACAATTCCAAGCGACGATCAGACCTTCGGACGAATCGAGATGACTGCGCGCGATCTGTTCCAGGTCGCCCCCGGCTCTCCCGTCGCGAAAGCCACGATGGCGCTCGCGAGCCGACTGATACCGCATGCCGAAGCGGCGGAAGCCGTGGCCGGCGGATTCGTCGCGCGCCTCGTCACCGCGCTTACGCCTTCGTTCGCTCGCTAG
- a CDS encoding CpaF family protein, translating into MGLSDRLNISKTGVAPDTGSASGSLIGVTVRRRKDALADSSRRLKVKIHNKLFETIDVSKLEALEPAMVSAKVSAAINDILTENGTLLTDADRGRLVEELKNELLGLGPLEPLLQDDDITDILINGHNQVYVEKRGKLSRSDISFQDDQHLMLIIDRIVSRVGRRVDESSPMVDARLPDGSRINAIIPPLAIDGPALSIRRFGKHRYDIESLVEKGALTRDLVDFLQAVVRARLNVIVCGGTGSGKTTMLNCLSAFVPENERIITIEDSAELSLQQPHVVRLETRPPNLEGRGEVTQRDLVKNCLRMRPDRIVLGEVRGAEVFDMLQAMSTGHDGSIATIHANSPRECLGRLEMMMLLSGFLIPQRAMRQQIASALNIVVHVSRLSDGSRKILKISEISGMEGEMIMMQDLFEFVRTDTSPAGAIMGNFQPTGIRSTYTQRLDIAGYHTGPKVLSDFAPGAGPAQSARIR; encoded by the coding sequence ATGGGACTCTCCGATCGATTGAACATCTCGAAAACCGGCGTCGCTCCCGATACAGGCTCCGCCTCCGGCTCGCTTATCGGCGTGACCGTACGGCGCCGCAAGGATGCCCTCGCGGACAGCTCGCGCCGCCTCAAAGTCAAAATCCACAACAAGCTCTTCGAAACTATTGACGTCTCCAAGCTCGAAGCACTCGAGCCCGCGATGGTCTCCGCCAAAGTCTCTGCCGCCATCAATGACATCCTGACCGAAAACGGCACTCTGCTGACCGACGCCGACCGCGGCCGCCTGGTCGAGGAACTCAAAAACGAGCTGCTCGGCCTCGGACCGCTCGAGCCCCTGCTGCAGGACGACGACATCACCGACATCCTGATCAATGGCCACAATCAGGTGTACGTCGAAAAACGCGGCAAGCTCTCCCGCAGCGACATCTCGTTCCAGGACGATCAGCACCTGATGCTCATTATCGATCGAATCGTCTCGCGCGTCGGCCGCCGCGTCGATGAATCATCGCCGATGGTCGATGCGCGCCTGCCCGACGGCTCGCGTATCAACGCGATCATCCCGCCGCTTGCGATCGACGGCCCCGCGCTTTCCATCCGGCGCTTCGGCAAGCATCGCTACGATATCGAATCGCTGGTCGAGAAGGGCGCGCTGACTCGCGACCTGGTCGATTTTCTGCAGGCGGTCGTCCGCGCACGCCTCAACGTGATCGTCTGCGGCGGCACCGGCTCCGGCAAAACCACGATGCTCAATTGTCTGTCCGCCTTTGTCCCCGAGAACGAACGAATCATCACCATCGAGGATTCCGCCGAACTATCGTTGCAACAACCGCACGTGGTCCGGCTCGAGACCCGCCCGCCCAATCTCGAAGGCCGCGGCGAGGTCACGCAGCGCGACCTGGTCAAGAACTGCCTGCGGATGCGCCCTGATCGAATCGTCCTCGGCGAGGTCCGCGGCGCCGAGGTCTTCGACATGCTGCAAGCCATGTCCACCGGCCACGACGGCTCCATCGCCACCATCCACGCCAACAGCCCGCGCGAATGCCTCGGCCGCCTCGAGATGATGATGCTCCTCTCCGGCTTCCTGATTCCGCAGCGCGCGATGCGCCAGCAGATCGCCTCGGCGCTGAACATAGTCGTTCACGTCAGCCGCCTGTCCGACGGCTCGCGCAAAATCCTCAAGATCTCCGAAATCAGTGGCATGGAAGGCGAAATGATCATGATGCAGGACCTGTTCGAGTTCGTCCGTACCGACACCAGCCCGGCGGGCGCGATCATGGGAAACTTCCAGCCCACCGGCATCCGCTCGACCTACACTCAGCGCCTCGACATCGCCGGTTACCACACCGGTCCAAAAGTGCTCTCTGACTTTGCACCCGGTGCGGGCCCCGCTCAGAGCGCGAGAATCCGATGA
- a CDS encoding ABC transporter ATP-binding protein has protein sequence MQVAEESPVRVYDLALLRWVWGFIRPYQRLFWAATALMPLDSAFLLAQPYIIKLTVDEFLSGHHGATPPAWLAVLFRISGGHGLFVMGMLYLLLVILEFAAFYGQFYLMMMVAQYSLSDLRLALFRRIERLPMSFFDRTPVGRLVSRMTTDVDAINDMFGAGSLTLFIDALTLGGIVTIMFSLHPRLALWSLCSIPPLTIIIYFLSSRSRIVYGQIRDRLAALNAYLSESLAGMTVVQLFTRERESRREFDALNVRSREVQMMANVYEAGQFSAVETISTITVAVILWIGGGSVIRHLVTLGTLIAFIQYAQQFFMPLRDISTKYSALQSALASVEKIFHLMQTEQTLPMPARPKIPASSRGAIVFDHVTFEYRRGEPVLRDLSFSVEPGQKIAIVGPTGSGKTTIIKLLNRAYDVTGGRILVDGIDVREWDLPALRREIGYVQQDVFLFAGDVMENIRLSRTELSEREVSIALKRAQALRFVERLPRGLAEEIRERGANLSAGQRQLLSFARALAYNPRILVMDEATSSVDSETERLIQLALDELLADRTAVVIAHRLSTIERADRIMVLGGGVLRESGTHAELLAQRGLYFRLFELQYAAMANNDRLVAG, from the coding sequence ATGCAGGTTGCTGAAGAATCTCCGGTCCGCGTTTACGACCTCGCGCTGCTGCGATGGGTGTGGGGATTCATCCGTCCGTACCAGCGACTCTTCTGGGCCGCGACCGCGCTGATGCCGCTCGATTCCGCGTTCCTGCTCGCGCAGCCCTACATCATCAAGCTCACCGTCGATGAATTTCTCTCCGGCCATCACGGCGCGACGCCGCCCGCATGGCTCGCCGTGCTGTTCCGCATTTCCGGCGGCCACGGCCTGTTCGTGATGGGCATGCTCTATCTGCTGCTGGTGATCCTCGAGTTCGCAGCCTTCTACGGCCAGTTCTACTTGATGATGATGGTCGCGCAATACAGCCTTTCCGATTTGCGCCTCGCGCTGTTCCGCCGAATCGAGCGATTGCCGATGTCGTTCTTCGATCGCACCCCGGTCGGCCGCCTCGTCAGCCGCATGACCACCGACGTCGATGCGATCAACGACATGTTTGGCGCGGGCTCGCTCACGCTGTTTATCGACGCACTCACCCTCGGCGGCATCGTGACGATCATGTTCAGCTTGCATCCGCGGCTCGCGCTGTGGTCGCTGTGCTCGATTCCGCCGCTCACCATCATCATTTACTTCTTGAGCTCGCGCTCGCGCATCGTGTACGGCCAGATTCGCGATCGCCTCGCCGCGCTGAACGCCTACCTCTCCGAGTCGCTGGCCGGCATGACCGTCGTGCAACTTTTCACCCGCGAGCGCGAGAGCCGCCGTGAGTTCGACGCGTTGAATGTCCGCTCGCGCGAAGTCCAGATGATGGCCAACGTGTACGAGGCCGGCCAGTTCTCCGCGGTCGAGACGATCAGCACGATTACCGTCGCGGTGATTTTGTGGATTGGCGGCGGCAGCGTGATTCGGCATCTGGTGACGCTCGGCACGCTGATCGCCTTCATCCAGTATGCGCAGCAATTCTTCATGCCGCTGCGCGACATCTCGACCAAGTACAGCGCGCTGCAATCCGCGCTCGCGTCAGTCGAAAAGATTTTCCACTTGATGCAGACCGAGCAGACGCTGCCGATGCCCGCGCGACCGAAAATCCCGGCATCGTCGCGCGGCGCGATCGTTTTCGATCACGTGACGTTCGAGTACCGGCGCGGCGAACCGGTGCTGCGCGACCTAAGCTTCAGCGTCGAGCCGGGTCAGAAGATTGCAATCGTCGGCCCGACCGGTTCGGGCAAAACGACGATCATCAAACTGCTCAATCGCGCGTATGACGTGACTGGCGGGCGCATCCTGGTCGATGGAATCGACGTGCGCGAGTGGGACCTGCCGGCGCTGCGGCGCGAAATCGGATACGTGCAGCAGGACGTGTTTTTGTTCGCCGGCGACGTGATGGAAAATATCCGGCTCTCGCGCACGGAACTCAGCGAACGCGAAGTCAGCATCGCGCTGAAGCGAGCGCAGGCATTGCGCTTCGTCGAACGCCTGCCGCGCGGACTGGCCGAGGAAATCCGCGAGCGCGGCGCAAATCTTTCGGCGGGCCAGCGCCAACTGCTCTCTTTCGCGCGCGCACTCGCCTACAACCCGCGCATCCTGGTGATGGATGAGGCGACCTCGAGCGTGGACAGCGAGACCGAGCGCCTGATTCAGCTCGCGCTCGACGAGTTGCTCGCCGATCGCACTGCGGTCGTGATCGCGCATCGGCTTTCCACCATCGAGCGCGCTGATCGAATCATGGTGCTGGGCGGCGGCGTGCTGCGTGAGAGCGGCACGCACGCGGAATTGCTCGCGCAGCGCGGCCTATATTTTCGGCTGTTCGAACTGCAATACGCCGCGATGGCGAACAACGATCGCCTGGTCGCGGGCTGA